A single genomic interval of Burkholderia cepacia ATCC 25416 harbors:
- a CDS encoding CHASE2 domain-containing protein, with protein MRPDSVSPRRRLGRRFLIEWIAIGCLGIAVILACALGRLSTSVDGLIYDRLLMLRSLPLSPDVVVVDIDNQSVSALGRWPWSRNVHARLLDTLARAQPAAVVYDVLFTEPSAEDRAFADAMSHVPTFLPVLLSPEQADGTRAVDPPVAALAARAVGLGHINLEVDRDGIVRSVALFESDGRVRWPQLMVPVYRAIQGGRLHPVGGVPGAHAHDLSRDAAGEGRYLIPFSRNTPAYPTLSFDDVLEGRVKPDALRGKIVVVGVTASGLYDRFATPVSGEFGPLAGVYIHANVLDMLATGSAISPASRAGLFAASLLPLAVLLGGFLMLSPWRALLLTLSLAGLAVVASMALLFEARIWLSPAPAIFGLVAVYPIWNWRRLEMTMSYLRRELQRLADEPHLLPEAPRTRSVGGDVLERQMALMAQAAQRVQDMKRFVWDSLDSMPEPIFVTDLAGTVLIANHAAKRYGSRLSLPLPEGRPLRTALGELTFMKTVDGNAEHDAAIRERWPAVLDPTLEDEHDAMARGIEVRDRDGLDHLLRYAACTNAQGRVTGWIAGLVDVTELHAAERHREEALHLLSHDMRSPQSSILALVEIERDRVETDAMRGLLARIERYAHRALSLADEFVQLARAESQAYQLEATSLVDVLIDASDEVWPQAQAKHIRIDTDVGTDMCWVRADRSLITRAFVNLLNNAVKYSPSDTVITCTLAVEHASKRMFCTIRDQGYGIAPEDQRHLFERFKRFHAGERPEISGSGLGMAFVKTVVTRHGGSVSVDSEVGVGTAVTVSLPAIDEPSA; from the coding sequence ATGAGACCCGACTCCGTTTCCCCGCGGCGGCGCCTCGGCCGCCGCTTCCTGATCGAATGGATCGCGATCGGCTGCCTCGGGATCGCGGTGATCCTCGCGTGCGCGCTGGGCCGCCTGTCGACGAGCGTCGACGGCCTGATCTACGACCGGCTGCTGATGCTGCGCAGCCTGCCGCTGTCGCCCGACGTGGTGGTCGTCGACATCGACAACCAGAGCGTGTCCGCGCTCGGCCGCTGGCCGTGGTCGCGCAACGTGCACGCGCGGCTGCTCGATACGCTCGCGCGCGCGCAGCCGGCTGCCGTCGTCTACGACGTGCTGTTTACCGAACCGTCCGCGGAGGATCGTGCGTTCGCGGACGCGATGAGCCACGTGCCGACCTTCCTGCCCGTGCTGCTGAGCCCCGAACAGGCGGACGGCACGCGCGCGGTCGATCCGCCGGTGGCCGCGCTCGCGGCGCGCGCGGTCGGGCTCGGCCACATCAACCTGGAAGTCGACCGCGACGGTATCGTACGCAGCGTCGCGCTGTTCGAAAGCGACGGCCGCGTGCGCTGGCCGCAACTGATGGTGCCCGTGTATCGCGCGATCCAGGGCGGCCGGCTGCATCCGGTCGGCGGCGTGCCCGGTGCGCATGCGCACGACCTGTCGCGCGACGCGGCGGGCGAGGGCCGCTACCTGATCCCGTTCAGCCGCAACACGCCCGCGTATCCGACGCTGTCGTTCGACGACGTGCTCGAAGGGCGCGTGAAACCCGACGCGCTGCGCGGCAAGATCGTCGTCGTCGGCGTGACGGCGTCGGGGCTGTACGACCGCTTCGCGACGCCCGTCTCCGGCGAGTTCGGGCCGCTCGCCGGTGTGTACATCCACGCCAACGTGCTCGACATGCTGGCGACCGGCAGCGCGATCTCGCCCGCGTCGCGCGCCGGGCTGTTCGCCGCGTCGCTGCTGCCGCTCGCCGTGCTGCTGGGCGGCTTCCTGATGCTGTCGCCGTGGCGCGCGCTGCTGCTCACGCTGAGCCTTGCCGGGCTCGCCGTCGTCGCGAGCATGGCGCTGCTGTTCGAGGCGCGCATCTGGCTGTCGCCGGCGCCCGCGATCTTCGGGCTGGTCGCCGTCTACCCGATCTGGAACTGGCGGCGCCTGGAAATGACGATGTCGTACCTGCGCCGCGAGCTGCAGCGGCTCGCCGACGAGCCGCATCTGCTGCCCGAGGCGCCGCGCACGCGCAGCGTCGGCGGCGACGTGCTCGAGCGGCAGATGGCGCTGATGGCGCAAGCCGCGCAGCGCGTGCAGGACATGAAGCGCTTCGTGTGGGACAGCCTCGACAGCATGCCCGAGCCGATCTTCGTGACCGACCTGGCCGGCACCGTGCTGATTGCGAACCATGCGGCCAAGCGCTACGGGTCGCGCCTGTCGCTGCCGCTGCCGGAAGGGCGGCCGCTGCGCACCGCGCTCGGCGAGCTGACGTTCATGAAGACCGTCGACGGCAACGCGGAACACGACGCGGCGATTCGCGAGCGCTGGCCGGCCGTGCTCGACCCGACGCTCGAGGACGAGCATGACGCGATGGCACGCGGCATCGAGGTGCGCGATCGCGACGGGCTCGACCATCTGTTACGCTACGCCGCTTGCACGAACGCGCAGGGCCGCGTGACGGGCTGGATCGCCGGCCTCGTCGACGTGACCGAACTGCATGCGGCCGAGCGGCATCGCGAGGAAGCGCTGCACCTGCTGTCGCACGACATGCGCTCGCCGCAGTCGTCGATCCTCGCGCTCGTCGAGATCGAGCGCGACCGCGTCGAGACCGACGCGATGCGCGGGCTGCTCGCGCGGATCGAGCGCTATGCGCACCGCGCGCTGTCGCTCGCCGACGAGTTCGTGCAGCTGGCGCGCGCGGAGTCGCAGGCGTACCAGCTCGAGGCGACGAGCCTCGTCGACGTGCTGATCGACGCGAGCGACGAGGTATGGCCGCAGGCGCAGGCGAAGCACATCCGCATCGACACCGACGTCGGCACCGACATGTGCTGGGTGCGCGCGGACCGCTCGCTGATCACGCGCGCATTCGTGAACCTGCTGAACAATGCGGTCAAATACAGTCCGTCCGATACCGTGATCACGTGTACGCTGGCGGTCGAGCATGCGTCGAAACGGATGTTCTGTACGATTCGCGATCAGGGGTACGGCATTGCGCCGGAAGATCAGCGGCATCTGTTCGAGCGTTTCAAGCGGTTCCATGCCGGCGAGCGGCCCGAAATCTCGGGTTCCGGGCTCGGCATGGCATTCGTGAAGACGGTCGTCACGCGCCATGGGGGCAGCGTGTCGGTCGACAGCGAGGTGGGTGTCGGCACCGCGGTGACGGTGTCGCTGCCCGCGATCGACGAGCCGTCCGCCTGA
- a CDS encoding CoA-acylating methylmalonate-semialdehyde dehydrogenase, whose amino-acid sequence MNPVPAYTSDADVGHYVDGAPVSGRSGRFQDVLNPALGRAVRRVALADDSEVQQAVASAHAAFPEWAATPPIRRARVLHRFLQLMNEHRDALAAIITAEHGKVFSDAQGEVARGIDIIEFACGVPQLLKGDFTDQVSTGIDNWTMRQPLGVVAGITPFNFPCMVPCWMFPVAIATGNTFVLKPSERDPSAALFIADLLTQAGLPAGVFNVVQGDKGAVDALLDHPDVQAVSFVGSTPIAAYVQQRAVQSGKRVQALGGAKNHLVVMPDANLEQAVDALIGAAYGSAGERCMAISVAVLVGDVADKIVPLVAERARKLVIGDGMSPEVEMGPIVTGDALKRIEGYIEQGVNEGAQLVVDGRGLRVPGREAGFFTGGTLFDHVTPDMRIYKEEIFGPVLGCVRVKDFGEAVDLINAHEFGNGVSCFTSDGGIAREFARRIQVGMVGINVPIPVPMAWHGFGGWKKSLFGDMHAYGEEGVRFYTRQKSVMQRWSSSIGKGAEFAMPTAK is encoded by the coding sequence ATGAATCCGGTTCCCGCGTACACCTCCGACGCCGACGTCGGCCACTATGTCGACGGCGCGCCCGTCTCCGGCCGCAGCGGCCGCTTCCAGGACGTGCTCAATCCGGCGCTCGGCCGCGCGGTGCGCCGCGTCGCGCTTGCCGACGACAGCGAAGTGCAGCAGGCCGTCGCGTCGGCCCATGCCGCGTTCCCCGAGTGGGCCGCGACGCCGCCGATCCGCCGCGCACGCGTCCTGCACCGCTTCCTGCAACTGATGAACGAGCACCGCGACGCGCTCGCGGCGATCATCACGGCCGAGCACGGCAAGGTGTTCTCCGACGCGCAGGGCGAAGTCGCACGCGGCATCGACATCATCGAATTCGCGTGCGGGGTGCCGCAGCTCCTGAAAGGCGACTTCACCGATCAGGTCAGCACCGGCATCGACAACTGGACGATGCGCCAGCCGCTCGGCGTCGTCGCGGGCATCACGCCGTTCAACTTCCCGTGCATGGTGCCGTGTTGGATGTTCCCGGTCGCGATCGCGACGGGCAACACGTTCGTGCTGAAGCCGAGCGAGCGCGACCCGTCGGCGGCCCTGTTCATCGCCGACCTGCTCACGCAGGCCGGATTGCCGGCCGGCGTGTTCAACGTCGTCCAGGGCGACAAGGGGGCGGTCGACGCGCTGCTCGACCACCCGGACGTGCAGGCCGTCAGCTTCGTCGGCTCGACCCCGATCGCGGCCTACGTGCAGCAACGCGCGGTGCAGTCGGGCAAGCGCGTGCAGGCCCTCGGCGGCGCGAAGAACCATCTGGTGGTGATGCCCGATGCGAACCTCGAACAGGCCGTCGACGCGCTGATCGGCGCCGCGTACGGCTCGGCCGGCGAACGCTGCATGGCGATCAGCGTCGCGGTGCTGGTCGGCGACGTCGCGGACAAGATCGTGCCGCTGGTGGCCGAGCGCGCCCGCAAGCTCGTGATCGGCGACGGGATGTCGCCGGAAGTCGAGATGGGCCCAATCGTCACCGGCGATGCACTCAAGCGCATCGAAGGCTATATCGAGCAAGGCGTGAACGAAGGCGCGCAACTGGTGGTCGACGGCCGCGGGCTGCGCGTGCCGGGCCGCGAGGCGGGCTTCTTCACCGGCGGCACGCTGTTCGACCACGTGACCCCCGACATGCGCATCTACAAGGAAGAAATCTTCGGGCCCGTGCTCGGCTGCGTGCGCGTGAAGGACTTCGGCGAGGCGGTCGACCTGATCAACGCGCACGAGTTCGGCAACGGCGTGTCGTGCTTCACGAGCGACGGCGGCATCGCGCGCGAATTCGCGCGGCGCATCCAGGTCGGGATGGTCGGCATCAACGTGCCGATTCCGGTGCCGATGGCGTGGCATGGCTTCGGCGGCTGGAAGAAGAGCCTGTTCGGCGACATGCACGCCTACGGCGAGGAAGGTGTGCGCTTCTACACGCGCCAGAAGTCGGTGATGCAGCGCTGGTCGTCGAGCATCGGCAAGGGTGCCGAATTCGCGATGCCGACCGCGAAGTAA
- a CDS encoding LysR family transcriptional regulator, producing the protein MNQQNVQALWPHIHSLTVLAAAGSFTAAAQRLGISKAAMSQRIADLEKAAGVPLVRRTTRSVRLTDAGQTLVDSTRDAFESIGQHFARVKDLAGEPRGLLRVTVPVALGRQQVVPHLPDFLRRHPGVHIELDLSDRLHSLTQEGFDLAIRHTTTAPQTHVAWKLCDTRSLLVASRDYLDARGAPRHPSELVEHSCLCYLREHEPAAWSFEPDGRRRQRVSVPVRGSFAANNSEAMREAALGGLGIALLPDFSAQRDLDAGRLVALLDGWRPSGAFGDHIFAIRPYSPVVPSAVRALVRHLRERLAGGFSGA; encoded by the coding sequence ATGAATCAGCAAAATGTCCAGGCGCTCTGGCCGCATATCCATTCGCTGACGGTGCTGGCCGCGGCCGGCAGTTTCACGGCCGCCGCGCAGCGGCTCGGCATCAGCAAGGCCGCGATGAGCCAGCGTATCGCCGACCTCGAAAAAGCGGCCGGCGTGCCGCTCGTGCGGCGCACGACGCGCAGCGTGCGGCTCACCGACGCGGGCCAGACGCTCGTCGACAGCACGCGCGACGCGTTCGAGTCGATCGGGCAGCACTTCGCGCGCGTGAAGGACCTGGCCGGGGAGCCGCGCGGCCTGCTGCGCGTGACGGTGCCGGTCGCGCTCGGGCGCCAGCAGGTCGTGCCGCACCTGCCCGATTTCCTTCGGCGGCATCCGGGCGTGCATATCGAGCTCGACCTGTCGGACCGGCTGCATTCGCTGACGCAGGAGGGTTTCGACCTCGCGATCCGCCATACGACCACCGCGCCGCAGACCCACGTCGCGTGGAAGCTGTGCGACACGCGTTCGCTGCTCGTCGCGAGCCGCGACTACCTCGACGCGCGCGGCGCGCCGAGGCACCCGAGCGAACTCGTCGAGCACAGCTGCCTGTGCTACCTGCGCGAGCACGAGCCGGCCGCGTGGAGCTTCGAGCCGGACGGCCGGCGGCGCCAGCGCGTGAGCGTGCCGGTGCGCGGCAGTTTCGCGGCGAACAACAGCGAGGCGATGCGCGAAGCCGCGCTCGGCGGGCTCGGCATCGCGCTGCTGCCGGACTTCAGCGCGCAGCGCGATCTCGACGCCGGCCGGCTCGTCGCGCTGCTCGACGGCTGGCGGCCGTCAGGCGCGTTCGGCGACCACATCTTCGCGATCCGCCCGTACAGCCCGGTCGTGCCGAGCGCGGTGCGCGCGCTCGTGCGGCACCTGCGGGAGCGGCTCGCGGGCGGTTTCTCCGGCGCGTGA
- a CDS encoding FecR family protein has product MTTGITQHTANLRTAALRVSCAVAFAFAAQHAAAQPPAAAGKMVVYRTQAGDTLYDVAARYLQGADDWQLLQQINGVPAPKHLQPGIALKLPVARLRKEKLTARVVAVQGTAERASGDAYAPLANDATLAEGDRVRTGPNGFVTLELADGTHMSLPPDSQLDLKALRRTVLTGTLDREFELTRGSVDSEVTHLKKRDDRFQIRSPSVVAGVRGTHFRVNYDAAGSASTRVEVLDGTVGVAGDRQPAGPTLVHANFGSVATSSGAVGAPVELLPAPALAHPDKVQDEPDVTFDVAPLGDARGYRLQLAHDAGLLDLFRETRTDSPRAVFHDVPNGNYFVRVAAIDANGLEGRPRTYAFERRVMGLDASASPGADGYEFRWSPNGSGKDARYRFVLSRSKDLSAPVVDQVGLHARQITVAHLPPGDYFWAVTVEEFEGGKFYEKTSPVSAFTLSR; this is encoded by the coding sequence GTGACCACGGGAATCACGCAGCACACGGCGAACCTGCGGACGGCGGCGCTGCGTGTGTCCTGCGCGGTCGCGTTTGCGTTCGCCGCGCAGCATGCGGCCGCGCAGCCGCCTGCCGCGGCGGGCAAGATGGTCGTCTACCGCACGCAGGCGGGCGACACGCTGTACGACGTCGCCGCGCGCTACCTGCAGGGCGCGGACGACTGGCAGCTGCTTCAGCAGATCAACGGCGTACCCGCGCCGAAGCACCTGCAGCCCGGCATCGCGCTGAAGCTGCCGGTGGCGCGTCTGCGCAAGGAAAAACTGACCGCGCGCGTCGTCGCGGTACAGGGGACGGCCGAACGCGCGTCCGGCGACGCTTACGCGCCGCTCGCGAACGATGCGACGCTTGCCGAGGGCGATCGCGTGCGCACGGGCCCGAACGGCTTCGTGACGCTCGAGCTCGCCGACGGCACGCACATGAGCCTGCCGCCCGACAGCCAGCTCGACCTGAAGGCGCTGCGCCGCACGGTGCTGACCGGCACGCTCGATCGCGAGTTCGAACTCACGCGCGGCTCGGTCGACAGCGAGGTCACCCATCTGAAGAAACGCGACGACCGTTTCCAGATCCGTTCGCCGTCGGTCGTGGCCGGCGTGCGCGGTACGCACTTTCGCGTGAATTACGACGCAGCCGGTAGCGCGTCGACGCGCGTCGAAGTGCTCGACGGCACCGTCGGCGTCGCGGGCGATCGGCAGCCGGCCGGCCCGACGCTCGTGCATGCGAATTTCGGCAGCGTCGCGACATCGTCCGGCGCGGTCGGCGCGCCCGTCGAGCTGCTGCCCGCGCCGGCGCTCGCGCATCCCGACAAGGTGCAGGACGAGCCCGACGTCACATTCGACGTCGCGCCGCTCGGCGACGCGCGTGGCTACCGCTTGCAGCTCGCGCACGACGCCGGGCTGCTCGACCTGTTCCGCGAAACGCGCACCGATTCTCCGCGGGCGGTCTTTCACGACGTGCCGAACGGGAACTACTTCGTGCGGGTCGCCGCGATCGACGCGAACGGCCTCGAGGGCCGGCCGCGCACGTATGCGTTCGAGCGCCGCGTGATGGGGCTCGACGCGAGCGCGTCGCCCGGCGCCGACGGCTACGAGTTCCGCTGGTCGCCGAACGGTTCGGGCAAGGATGCGCGCTACCGGTTCGTGCTGTCGCGCTCGAAGGACCTGAGCGCACCGGTCGTCGACCAGGTCGGCCTGCATGCGCGCCAGATCACCGTCGCGCACCTGCCGCCGGGCGACTATTTCTGGGCCGTGACCGTCGAGGAATTCGAAGGCGGCAAGTTCTACGAGAAGACCAGTCCGGTCAGCGCGTTCACGCTGTCGCGCTGA
- a CDS encoding MurR/RpiR family transcriptional regulator, with protein sequence MSSSEKPPATVEQFLQHLTQEYDGLSNRLKVIARHVETHRDQLGLEGIQSLAEACGVQPSAVVRFAKHFGFSGFSEMQRLFREGLAQQIAPGRAYNLRLRDVIESGSSSLQPEQIADEFIKGSIAGMQQLRQTLDSQALAQAVDLLAETQAIWIAGSRRAFPIAVYLDYALQHTDKRIGLFSALGSMHLGQIRSVREGDVMIVISFMPYAEETVQVAQQAVQRGARLIAITDSRMSPLAREAEVTLMVQDSETFGFRALTATMGLAQSLFVALAYRLELSYLPTADGAHGTKAG encoded by the coding sequence ATGAGTTCATCCGAGAAACCTCCCGCCACCGTCGAGCAGTTCCTGCAGCACCTGACGCAGGAGTACGACGGCCTCAGCAATCGCCTGAAGGTGATTGCGCGCCACGTGGAAACGCATCGGGACCAGCTTGGCCTGGAAGGCATCCAGTCGCTCGCGGAGGCGTGCGGCGTCCAGCCGTCGGCCGTGGTGCGCTTCGCGAAGCATTTCGGCTTTTCCGGCTTCTCCGAGATGCAGCGGCTGTTCCGCGAAGGGCTCGCGCAGCAGATCGCGCCGGGGCGCGCGTACAACCTGCGGCTGCGCGACGTGATCGAGTCGGGCTCGTCGAGCCTGCAGCCCGAACAGATCGCCGACGAATTCATCAAGGGCAGCATTGCCGGCATGCAGCAGCTGCGGCAGACGCTCGATTCGCAGGCGCTCGCGCAGGCCGTCGACCTGCTCGCCGAAACCCAGGCGATCTGGATCGCGGGCTCGCGGCGCGCGTTTCCGATCGCCGTGTACCTCGACTACGCGCTGCAGCACACCGACAAGCGCATCGGGCTGTTCAGCGCGCTGGGCAGCATGCATCTCGGGCAGATCCGGTCGGTGCGCGAGGGCGACGTGATGATCGTCATCTCGTTCATGCCGTATGCGGAGGAAACCGTGCAGGTCGCACAGCAAGCCGTGCAGCGCGGCGCGCGGCTGATCGCGATCACCGACAGCCGGATGAGCCCGCTTGCACGGGAGGCCGAGGTGACGCTGATGGTGCAGGACAGCGAGACGTTCGGCTTCCGCGCGCTGACGGCCACGATGGGCCTCGCGCAGAGCCTGTTCGTCGCGCTCGCGTATCGGCTCGAACTGTCGTACCTGCCGACCGCCGACGGCGCGCACGGCACGAAGGCCGGCTGA
- a CDS encoding ISAs1 family transposase, with protein sequence MEETQALSIEDAFGELRDPRSRTPAHDLSEMLVVALCAILSGADSWVAIQIWGEEKLEWLRGYVPLRNGIPSHDTFGRVFAALNPRQFEACFTRWMSGAFPTLSGEVIAIDGKTVRGSHRNGERAIHLVSAFGSGLGVVLGQVRTADKSNEITAIPELLDALLLKGAIVTIDAMGCQQAIARQLVTSGADYVLAVKENQPTLLVEVRTTLEAIDRLASDDRWDCSSEYREVEKDHGRIETRRCLVSDVMNTWRAAALWPGMRSIAMVEATREIGETVSVERRYYVSSLPADATRIAHAVRSHWRIENSMHWVLDVAFGEDQCRVRVEHAAQNFAILRRITMNLLRKDTQTKAGLKIRRLKAATSDNYRAQLLGW encoded by the coding sequence ATGGAGGAAACGCAAGCCTTGAGCATCGAAGACGCGTTCGGCGAGTTACGCGATCCGCGCAGCCGAACGCCTGCGCACGACCTGTCAGAGATGCTGGTGGTGGCGCTGTGCGCGATTCTCTCGGGAGCGGATAGCTGGGTAGCCATTCAGATCTGGGGTGAAGAGAAACTGGAGTGGCTACGCGGCTACGTGCCGCTGCGCAACGGCATCCCGTCCCACGACACGTTTGGACGGGTGTTCGCGGCCCTGAACCCACGTCAGTTCGAGGCGTGCTTCACGCGCTGGATGAGCGGTGCGTTTCCAACCTTGTCCGGCGAGGTCATCGCGATCGACGGCAAGACGGTGCGTGGCTCGCATCGCAATGGGGAGCGTGCCATCCACCTTGTTTCGGCCTTTGGAAGCGGCCTGGGCGTTGTACTGGGGCAGGTGCGCACGGCCGACAAGAGTAACGAGATCACGGCGATTCCGGAACTGCTCGATGCACTACTGCTCAAGGGTGCAATCGTAACGATCGACGCCATGGGCTGCCAGCAGGCGATTGCTCGCCAACTCGTCACGAGCGGAGCCGACTACGTGCTGGCGGTCAAGGAAAACCAGCCGACGCTGCTGGTGGAAGTTCGCACCACGCTCGAAGCCATCGACCGTCTTGCATCCGATGACCGATGGGACTGTTCGAGTGAATATCGGGAGGTCGAGAAGGACCACGGCCGGATCGAAACACGTCGTTGCCTGGTCAGTGATGTGATGAACACATGGCGCGCGGCCGCGCTCTGGCCGGGCATGCGCTCGATCGCTATGGTCGAGGCCACGCGTGAGATCGGCGAGACGGTGTCGGTCGAGCGCCGATATTACGTGAGCAGCCTGCCCGCCGATGCAACGCGCATTGCACACGCCGTACGCTCACACTGGCGGATCGAGAACTCGATGCACTGGGTGCTCGACGTGGCGTTCGGCGAAGATCAATGCAGGGTGCGGGTCGAACATGCGGCGCAGAACTTTGCAATTCTGCGCCGCATTACGATGAACCTGCTGCGCAAGGACACGCAAACCAAGGCGGGCCTCAAGATCCGCCGGCTCAAGGCCGCCACCAGCGACAACTATCGCGCTCAACTCCTTGGCTGGTAA
- a CDS encoding sulfurtransferase TusA family protein: protein MQIHKEVDARGLNCPLPILRAKKALADMESGQILKVLATDPGSQRDFAAFAKQTGNEIVESTTQDKTFVFLMRRR, encoded by the coding sequence ATGCAGATTCACAAGGAAGTAGACGCGCGCGGGCTCAATTGCCCGTTGCCGATCCTGCGTGCCAAGAAAGCGCTCGCCGATATGGAAAGCGGGCAAATCCTCAAGGTGCTCGCGACCGATCCGGGTTCGCAGCGCGATTTCGCCGCGTTCGCGAAGCAGACGGGCAACGAGATCGTCGAATCGACGACGCAGGACAAGACCTTCGTGTTCCTGATGCGCCGCCGCTGA
- a CDS encoding Gfo/Idh/MocA family protein, with protein MIDGQILLGHSIRWGMVGGGLGSQIGYSHRSAALRDGSFQLVAGAFDIDPERGRQFGVKLGVAAERCYPDYATMFDAEARRPDGIRAVSIATPNNTHFEICRAALNAGLHVVCEKPLCFTTEEAEALQRLSVEKNRIVGVAYGYSGHQMIEQAREMIARGDLGEIRIVQMQFAHGFHSEGVEAASAAARWRVDPKFAGPSYVLGDIGTHPLYISEVMAPELKIRRLMCSRQSFVKSRAPLEDNAFTIMEYDTGAVGYVWSSAVNAGSMHGQKVRVIGAKASVEWWDEHPNQLRYEVQGQPAQVLDRGMGYLHPHALREDRIGAGHPEGLFEAWSNLYARFALAMDAADRGDAAALKSIRFPDVHAGVEGVRWVENCVRSADAGGVWVDYR; from the coding sequence ATGATTGACGGACAGATTCTGCTTGGACATTCGATTCGCTGGGGCATGGTCGGCGGCGGGCTCGGCAGCCAGATCGGCTACAGCCACCGGTCGGCCGCGTTGCGCGACGGCAGCTTCCAGCTGGTCGCCGGCGCGTTCGACATCGATCCCGAACGCGGCCGCCAGTTCGGCGTGAAGCTCGGCGTCGCCGCCGAGCGCTGCTATCCCGACTACGCGACGATGTTCGACGCCGAGGCGCGCCGCCCGGACGGCATCCGCGCGGTGTCGATCGCGACACCGAACAACACGCACTTCGAGATCTGCCGCGCCGCGCTGAACGCGGGGCTGCACGTGGTCTGCGAGAAGCCGCTGTGCTTCACGACCGAGGAGGCCGAGGCGCTGCAGCGGCTGTCGGTCGAGAAGAACCGGATCGTCGGCGTCGCGTACGGCTATTCCGGACACCAGATGATCGAACAGGCGCGCGAGATGATCGCGCGCGGCGATCTCGGCGAGATCCGCATCGTGCAGATGCAGTTCGCACACGGGTTCCACAGCGAGGGCGTCGAGGCCGCGAGCGCGGCCGCGCGCTGGCGCGTCGACCCGAAGTTCGCGGGCCCGAGCTACGTGCTCGGCGACATCGGCACGCATCCGCTGTACATCTCCGAAGTGATGGCGCCCGAGCTGAAGATCCGGCGGCTGATGTGCTCGCGGCAGAGCTTCGTGAAGAGCCGCGCGCCGCTCGAGGACAACGCGTTCACGATCATGGAGTACGACACGGGCGCGGTCGGTTACGTGTGGTCGAGCGCGGTGAACGCGGGCTCGATGCACGGCCAGAAGGTGAGGGTGATCGGCGCGAAGGCGAGCGTCGAATGGTGGGACGAGCATCCGAACCAGTTGCGCTACGAAGTGCAGGGGCAGCCCGCCCAGGTGCTCGATCGCGGGATGGGTTATCTGCATCCGCACGCATTGCGCGAAGATCGCATCGGTGCCGGGCATCCGGAGGGGCTGTTCGAGGCCTGGTCGAATCTCTATGCGCGCTTCGCGCTTGCGATGGATGCGGCCGACCGCGGCGACGCCGCGGCGTTGAAGAGCATTCGCTTTCCGGATGTCCATGCGGGCGTGGAAGGCGTGCGCTGGGTGGAGAACTGCGTGCGCTCCGCCGATGCGGGCGGGGTGTGGGTCGACTATCGCTGA
- a CDS encoding response regulator transcription factor: MRIAVLDDDPAQTDFVSQTLTAVGHTCYAFKEGKALKKRLQRETFDLLVLDWNVPDMSGEEVLKWVRANQTEHSLPIIFMTSRDDEAGITQILNAGADDYVVKPVSGPILRARIGSLLRRAYPVNAEATVREFDQFRFDVNLKQAYVGDKAVSLTQKEFELALLLFQHLDRPLSRAHILDLVWKQATDIPSRTMDTHISMLRTKLGLRPENGYRLAPIYGYGYRLERVGQGEPE, from the coding sequence ATGAGAATTGCTGTACTGGATGACGATCCGGCCCAGACGGATTTCGTCAGTCAAACGCTGACGGCCGTCGGCCATACGTGCTATGCGTTCAAGGAAGGCAAGGCCCTGAAGAAGCGCCTGCAGCGCGAGACGTTCGATCTGCTGGTGCTCGACTGGAACGTGCCCGACATGTCCGGCGAGGAAGTGCTGAAGTGGGTGCGTGCGAATCAGACCGAGCACAGCCTGCCGATCATCTTCATGACGAGCCGTGACGACGAGGCGGGGATCACGCAGATCCTCAACGCCGGCGCCGACGATTACGTGGTCAAGCCCGTGTCGGGCCCGATCCTGCGTGCGCGCATCGGCTCGTTGCTGCGCCGCGCGTATCCGGTCAACGCCGAGGCAACCGTTCGCGAGTTCGACCAGTTCCGCTTCGACGTGAACCTGAAGCAGGCCTACGTCGGCGACAAGGCCGTGAGCCTCACGCAGAAGGAATTCGAGCTCGCGCTGCTGCTGTTCCAGCACCTCGACCGGCCGCTGTCGCGCGCGCACATTCTCGATCTCGTGTGGAAGCAGGCGACCGACATCCCGTCGCGCACGATGGATACGCACATCTCGATGCTGCGCACCAAGCTCGGCCTGCGGCCCGAAAACGGCTATCGCCTCGCGCCGATCTACGGCTACGGCTACCGGCTCGAGCGGGTCGGCCAGGGAGAACCGGAGTGA